A single Nicotiana tabacum cultivar K326 chromosome 5, ASM71507v2, whole genome shotgun sequence DNA region contains:
- the LOC107811461 gene encoding large ribosomal subunit protein eL22z, whose protein sequence is MSKGSSGGGAMKGGKKKGATFVIDCSKPVEDKIMEIASLEKFLQERIKVGGKAGALGDSVTVTRDKTKITVTSDTTFSKRYLKYLTKKYLKKNNVRDWLRVISSNKDRNVYELRYFNIAENEAEEED, encoded by the exons ATGAGTAAAGGAAGCAGTGGAGGAGGAGCCATGAAAGGTGGAAAGAAGAAGGGAGCAACATTCGTGATTGATTGTTCAAAGCCAGTGGAGGATAAGATCATGGAAATTGCTTCACTTGAGAAATTCTTGCAGGAACGCATCAAAGTTGGAGGAAAAGCTGGGGCTCTCGGTGACTCTGTCACTGTCACCCGTGACAAGACCAAAATTACCGTCACCTCCGACACCACTTTCTCCAAGAG GTATTTGAAATACTTGACGAAGAAATATCTAAAGAAGAATAACGTGCGTGATTGGCTTCGAGTTATTTCCTCAAACAAGGATCGCAATGTGTACGAGTTAAGGTACTTCAACATTGCTGAGAATGAGGCTGAGGAGGAAGATTGA